The Metabacillus sediminilitoris genome window below encodes:
- a CDS encoding IS110 family RNA-guided transposase, translated as MKFKMQDKQNQLIERISDKHLVVGVDIAQELHVARAVNFRGIVVGDPLTFENNEDGFARLLQWINQLITKKGFDSTIVGMEPTGHYWINLSKWLFAQDIEAVTVNPHLVKKNKENRDNTQSKSDKKDALVIADMVKNGYYSFIRPTSEAFEKLRVLMSNRDMTVKRLVSTINQINRWVDIVFPELRQVFKDIKGKGAIATLRLFPTPNELRSMKAPDIVKGWKTQMKRQPGLKKAHQLIELAKHSVGTRQALDAYKLHLEQLIEEFDLATAQLERVEKEVTDVLKRIPYARKLLAIKGISEIALAGILGEAGDLSGFAHGNSLLRHAGLHLAEASSGKWKGQIVLSKRGRSRLRRFLYLATMSLVMNNPDFKELHANNVKVKKMKKMKSIMKLVHKLARVLVGMAQKNESYRPHKVQPIAQMAA; from the coding sequence ATGAAGTTTAAAATGCAAGACAAACAAAATCAACTAATTGAGAGAATTTCTGATAAACACCTTGTTGTTGGTGTTGATATTGCCCAAGAATTACACGTAGCTAGAGCTGTGAATTTCCGTGGAATAGTAGTCGGAGACCCTCTTACATTTGAAAATAATGAAGATGGTTTTGCAAGATTACTACAATGGATTAACCAATTAATAACCAAAAAAGGATTTGATTCTACAATAGTTGGTATGGAACCTACAGGACATTATTGGATTAACCTATCAAAATGGCTATTTGCTCAAGATATTGAAGCTGTAACTGTTAACCCCCATCTAGTGAAAAAAAACAAGGAAAACAGGGATAATACCCAATCCAAAAGTGATAAAAAAGATGCTCTTGTTATTGCTGATATGGTCAAAAATGGTTACTATTCCTTTATTCGTCCTACTTCAGAAGCCTTTGAAAAACTCAGAGTGCTAATGTCCAACCGGGATATGACGGTTAAAAGACTAGTCAGTACTATCAATCAAATTAACCGATGGGTAGATATTGTATTCCCTGAACTTCGACAGGTATTCAAAGATATTAAAGGGAAAGGTGCAATCGCCACTCTTCGCTTATTCCCTACACCAAATGAACTTCGTTCAATGAAGGCACCAGATATCGTTAAAGGTTGGAAAACTCAAATGAAGAGACAACCTGGGTTAAAAAAAGCACATCAATTAATTGAATTAGCTAAGCATTCAGTGGGAACGCGACAAGCACTTGATGCTTATAAACTACACCTTGAACAATTAATTGAAGAGTTTGATCTAGCAACAGCTCAACTTGAACGAGTTGAAAAGGAAGTCACTGACGTTCTTAAACGAATTCCTTACGCAAGAAAGTTACTTGCCATTAAGGGGATTAGCGAAATTGCACTTGCAGGTATTTTAGGAGAAGCAGGAGATTTAAGTGGATTTGCACACGGTAATTCCTTATTGCGTCATGCAGGATTACATCTGGCAGAGGCTAGTTCAGGTAAATGGAAAGGTCAAATTGTCCTCTCAAAACGTGGGAGATCTCGTTTACGTCGATTTTTGTACTTAGCAACTATGAGTCTAGTCATGAACAACCCTGATTTTAAAGAGCTGCACGCTAACAATGTTAAAGTGAAAAAAATGAAGAAAATGAAATCGATTATGAAATTAGTTCATAAACTCGCAAGAGTTTTAGTTGGAATGGCCCAAAAAAATGAATCTTATCGTCCCCACAAAGTACAACCAATAGCTCAAATGGCTGCATAA